A section of the Rhizomicrobium sp. genome encodes:
- the ccmA gene encoding heme ABC exporter ATP-binding protein CcmA produces the protein MVDALTADRLTGIRGQRLLFRDLSFRVEPGQVLSLEGANGAGKTSLLRMIAGFLAPAAGTIALGAVADAEERGRRVGWLGHHDAAKPQLTPREVLGFFARLYRTDSDVAAALGEVGLAPLADLPCQYLSAGQKKRLALARLRLSRRPVWLLDEPLAALDADGKGRAAGLIRTHCLAGGIAVAATHEPLGIACERLTLGAAA, from the coding sequence ATGGTCGACGCACTGACGGCCGACAGGCTCACCGGCATCCGCGGCCAGCGCCTGCTGTTCCGCGATTTGAGCTTTCGCGTCGAACCCGGCCAAGTGCTCAGCCTCGAAGGCGCCAATGGCGCGGGCAAGACCTCGCTGCTGCGGATGATCGCGGGCTTCCTCGCGCCGGCCGCGGGCACGATCGCGCTGGGCGCGGTCGCGGATGCGGAGGAGCGGGGCCGGCGGGTCGGCTGGCTCGGCCATCACGACGCCGCCAAGCCGCAGCTCACGCCGCGCGAGGTGCTCGGCTTCTTCGCGCGACTCTATCGGACCGATAGCGACGTCGCCGCCGCGCTGGGCGAAGTCGGATTGGCGCCGCTGGCCGATCTACCCTGCCAGTATCTCTCCGCCGGCCAGAAGAAGCGCCTCGCGCTGGCGCGGCTCAGGCTTTCGCGCCGTCCCGTCTGGTTGCTCGACGAGCCGCTCGCGGCGCTCGACGCCGACGGCAAGGGCCGCGCCGCCGGCCTGATCCGGACGCATTGCCTCGCCGGCGGCATCGCCGTCGCGGCGACGCATGAGCCGCTGGGGATCGCCTGCGAACGGCTCACGCTGGGAGCGGCGGCGTGA
- the ccmB gene encoding heme exporter protein CcmB — translation MSPFAAVLLRDMRLATRAGGSAALALGFFAAVATLVPLGVGADLKLLARVAAGVLWVAAVLAALLSLDRLFQSDFEDGSLDLIALSPLSLEAVAVAKIAAHWLTTGLPLTLLSPLLGLMFGLPAPAIAMLTLSLLIGTPSVSALGAIGAGLTLAIRRGGLILPLLVLPLLAPAVIFGAGAVQGVLDHLPSGALLLLAAFSIAATLLSPFAAAAAVRLNLAG, via the coding sequence GTGAGCCCGTTCGCCGCCGTTCTGTTGCGCGATATGCGCCTTGCGACGCGGGCGGGTGGCAGCGCGGCGCTGGCGCTGGGATTCTTCGCGGCGGTGGCGACGCTGGTACCGCTCGGCGTCGGCGCGGATCTGAAGCTGCTGGCGCGTGTCGCCGCCGGCGTGCTCTGGGTCGCGGCGGTGCTGGCGGCGCTGCTCTCGCTCGATCGGCTGTTCCAGTCCGATTTCGAGGACGGCAGCCTCGACCTCATCGCGCTGTCGCCGCTGTCGCTGGAAGCCGTCGCGGTCGCGAAGATCGCGGCGCACTGGCTGACCACGGGACTGCCGCTGACGCTGCTGTCGCCGCTGCTCGGATTGATGTTCGGCCTGCCGGCGCCGGCGATCGCGATGCTGACGCTGTCGCTGCTGATCGGCACGCCGTCGGTCAGCGCGCTGGGCGCGATCGGCGCCGGGCTGACGCTCGCGATCCGCCGCGGCGGATTGATCCTGCCGCTGCTGGTGCTGCCGCTGCTGGCGCCCGCCGTGATCTTCGGCGCCGGCGCGGTGCAAGGGGTCCTCGACCATCTGCCCAGCGGCGCGCTTTTGCTGCTCGCCGCCTTTTCCATCGCCGCCACCTTGCTGTCGCCCTTCGCGGCCGCGGCCGCCGTGCGGCTCAACCTCGCAGGATGA
- a CDS encoding acetyl-CoA C-acetyltransferase: MEEVVIVSGARTPVGAFNGSFASVPAHELGKVAIKAALERAGVKPEDVSEVILGQVLTAAQGQNPARQASIHAGVPVEVPAWEVNMVCGSGLRAVALGAQAIAQGDSAIVVAGGQESMSQSVHGAYLRAGQKMGNLEFIDTMIKDGLWDAFNGYHMGVTAENVAREWQITREQQDQFAVASQHKAEAAKKAGRFKDEIAPVTIKERKGEKIVDTDEYIRDGATLEAMAALRPAFQKDGTVTAANASGINDGAAALVLMSASEAKKRGLKPLATIKSWAQAGVDPKVMGSGPIPASRKALEKAGWKASDLDLIEANEAFAAQACAVNKDMGWDTAKVNVNGGAIAIGHPIGASGARVLVTLLHEMQRRDVHKGLATLCIGGGMGIAMCVER, encoded by the coding sequence GTGGAAGAAGTGGTCATCGTATCGGGCGCGCGCACGCCCGTCGGCGCGTTCAACGGCTCTTTCGCGAGCGTTCCCGCCCATGAGCTCGGCAAGGTCGCGATCAAGGCGGCGCTGGAGCGCGCCGGCGTCAAGCCGGAAGACGTCTCCGAGGTCATCCTCGGCCAGGTGCTCACCGCGGCGCAGGGCCAGAACCCGGCGCGGCAGGCTTCGATCCATGCCGGCGTGCCGGTCGAAGTCCCGGCCTGGGAAGTGAACATGGTGTGCGGCTCGGGCCTGCGCGCGGTCGCGCTCGGGGCCCAGGCCATCGCCCAGGGCGACTCGGCGATCGTCGTCGCCGGCGGCCAGGAATCGATGAGCCAGTCGGTCCACGGCGCCTATCTGCGCGCCGGCCAGAAGATGGGCAATCTCGAATTCATCGACACCATGATCAAGGACGGGCTGTGGGACGCCTTCAACGGCTACCACATGGGCGTCACGGCGGAGAACGTGGCGCGCGAATGGCAGATCACGCGCGAGCAGCAGGACCAGTTCGCCGTCGCCTCGCAGCACAAGGCGGAAGCGGCCAAGAAGGCCGGCCGCTTCAAGGACGAGATCGCGCCGGTGACGATCAAGGAACGCAAGGGCGAGAAGATCGTCGACACCGACGAATATATCCGCGACGGCGCGACGCTGGAGGCGATGGCGGCCTTGCGGCCCGCCTTCCAGAAGGACGGCACGGTCACGGCCGCCAACGCCTCGGGCATCAATGACGGCGCGGCAGCGCTGGTTCTGATGAGCGCGAGCGAAGCGAAGAAGCGTGGGCTGAAGCCGCTGGCGACGATCAAGTCCTGGGCCCAGGCCGGTGTGGATCCCAAGGTGATGGGCTCCGGGCCTATCCCCGCCTCGCGCAAGGCGCTCGAGAAGGCGGGCTGGAAGGCCTCCGATCTCGACCTGATCGAGGCGAACGAAGCCTTCGCGGCACAGGCCTGCGCGGTGAACAAGGACATGGGCTGGGACACCGCCAAGGTGAACGTGAACGGCGGCGCCATCGCCATCGGCCATCCGATCGGCGCCTCGGGCGCCCGCGTCCTCGTCACCCTGCTGCACGAGATGCAGCGCCGCGACGTGCATAAGGGCCTCGCCACGCTCTGCATCGGCGGCGGCATGGGCATCGCGATGTGCGTGGAGCGGTAG
- the phaR gene encoding polyhydroxyalkanoate synthesis repressor PhaR, which produces MSEESTKAQEPVVIKKYANRRLYNTQTSSYVTLDHLASMVKEGTEFEVRDARTGEDITRSVLTQIIFEEEAKGQSLLPIKFLRQLIRFYGDSLQSFVPGYLDMSMEGFAKNQEAMRNRLAEAFGGSGQVIENLTRQNMAMFERAMSMFSPFAATRRAATEEETKANGSAEPKPKPSEEISELKSEIEAMRRQLAELSQRK; this is translated from the coding sequence GTGTCGGAAGAAAGCACCAAGGCTCAAGAGCCTGTCGTCATCAAGAAATACGCAAACCGCCGGCTCTACAACACGCAGACGTCGAGCTATGTCACGCTCGATCATCTGGCGTCGATGGTGAAGGAGGGGACCGAGTTCGAGGTGCGCGACGCGCGCACCGGCGAGGACATCACCCGCTCGGTCCTGACTCAGATCATCTTCGAGGAAGAGGCCAAGGGCCAGAGCCTGTTGCCGATCAAGTTCCTGCGCCAGCTCATCCGCTTCTACGGCGATTCCTTGCAGAGCTTCGTGCCGGGCTATCTCGACATGAGCATGGAAGGCTTCGCCAAGAACCAGGAAGCGATGCGCAACCGCCTTGCCGAGGCGTTCGGCGGCTCCGGCCAAGTGATCGAGAACCTGACGCGCCAGAACATGGCGATGTTCGAGCGCGCCATGTCGATGTTCTCGCCCTTCGCCGCGACGCGCCGCGCCGCGACCGAGGAGGAGACCAAGGCGAACGGCTCCGCCGAGCCGAAGCCCAAGCCGTCGGAAGAGATCAGCGAGCTCAAGAGCGAGATCGAGGCGATGCGCCGCCAGCTCGCGGAGCTGAGTCAGCGGAAATGA
- the phbB gene encoding acetoacetyl-CoA reductase, with translation MTRVALVTGGTRGIGAAISIGLKNCGHRVAANYCGNDEAAAKFKAETGIPVFKWDVGNAAACAAGIKDVEGALGPIDILVNNAGVTKDAMLHKMTAEQWDDVIRIDLGSMFYMCRPLIDGMRERNFGRIVNISSINGQKGQMGQTNYSAAKAGIIGFTKALAQETAKKGITVNVICPGYIDTEMVQAVPEKVLAGIIATIPVGRLGKADEIAKMTCFLASDDAAFITGATMTVNGAQYIAG, from the coding sequence ATGACTCGGGTTGCATTGGTGACGGGCGGGACGCGCGGAATCGGCGCCGCCATTTCGATCGGCCTGAAGAATTGCGGCCATCGCGTCGCGGCGAATTACTGCGGCAACGACGAAGCGGCGGCGAAGTTCAAGGCCGAGACCGGCATTCCGGTGTTCAAATGGGACGTCGGCAACGCGGCCGCCTGCGCCGCCGGCATCAAGGATGTCGAAGGCGCGCTCGGGCCCATCGACATCCTCGTCAACAATGCCGGCGTCACCAAGGACGCCATGCTGCACAAGATGACCGCCGAGCAGTGGGACGACGTCATCCGCATCGATCTGGGCTCGATGTTCTACATGTGCCGCCCGCTGATCGACGGCATGCGCGAGCGCAATTTCGGCCGCATCGTCAACATTTCGTCGATCAACGGCCAGAAGGGCCAGATGGGCCAGACCAACTACTCCGCCGCCAAGGCCGGCATCATCGGCTTCACCAAGGCGCTGGCGCAGGAGACCGCCAAGAAGGGCATCACCGTCAACGTGATCTGCCCGGGCTATATCGATACCGAGATGGTCCAGGCGGTGCCGGAGAAGGTGCTCGCCGGCATCATCGCGACGATTCCCGTCGGCCGGCTAGGCAAGGCGGACGAGATCGCCAAGATGACCTGCTTCCTGGCGTCCGACGACGCCGCCTTCATCACCGGCGCCACGATGACGGTCAACGGCGCGCAATACATTGCGGGCTGA